The following are encoded together in the Burkholderiales bacterium genome:
- a CDS encoding MerR family transcriptional regulator, giving the protein MYTIGRLARRARVTVESIRFYERQGLLHAETKTASGYRLYTDDALRRVLFIKHAQRCSFSLAEIGELLQMHCGTLQRRKDAYNLLAHKKTELEATIESLTTMSAAMESVLSSGSAEPDERFESLESPLVTALEAAAARA; this is encoded by the coding sequence ATGTACACCATCGGGCGACTCGCACGTCGCGCGCGCGTCACCGTCGAGAGCATCCGGTTCTACGAGCGTCAGGGATTGCTGCACGCCGAGACCAAGACAGCTTCCGGATACCGGCTCTATACCGACGACGCGCTGCGGCGTGTGCTGTTCATCAAACACGCACAGCGCTGCAGCTTTTCGCTCGCCGAGATCGGCGAGCTGCTGCAGATGCATTGCGGCACCCTCCAGCGGCGCAAGGATGCTTACAACCTGCTCGCACACAAGAAGACCGAGCTCGAGGCCACGATCGAATCGTTGACGACGATGTCCGCGGCCATGGAATCGGTGCTCTCTTCCGGGTCTGCCGAGCCCGACGAGCGCTTCGAGAGCCTGGAAAGTCCGCTGGTCACTGCCCTGGAGGCCGCTGCGGCGCGAGCCTGA